One Cololabis saira isolate AMF1-May2022 chromosome 12, fColSai1.1, whole genome shotgun sequence DNA window includes the following coding sequences:
- the LOC133457440 gene encoding solute carrier family 26 member 6 isoform X3: MTDRRRMNYRVQREILDEGAVDELAEKNDSKSSLCQKVKGSMRCSGPRMKSCLLSSFPVASWLPRYSLRENALGDLVSGISVGIMQLPQGMAYALLAAVPPVFGLYSSFYPVLVYFIFGTSKHISLGTYAVMSVMIGGTTERLAPDSDFMIWDNITNSSIIDVVTRDAERVRVASAVTFFSGVFQILLGLVRFGFVVTYLSEPLVRGYTTGAAIHVIVSQLKYTFGITPVRYAGPLSLIYTVIELCYLLPKTNIGTLVVSIVTIVGLILAKELNTYLLTKKLPVPLPIELVAIVLATVISWQVDLQEKYGVDVVGIIPSGLQPPAVPALSLFGQVFGDAFALAVVGYGIAISLGRIFALKYGYAVDSNQELIALGLSNAIGGIFQCFAISCSMSRTMVQVSTGGKTQVAGALSAVVILIITLWIGRLFAELPKAVLAAVIYVNLHGMMKQFLDIRALWKSNRVDMAVWVATFVLTLLLNPDLGLAASIAFSMLTVIFRTQLPTYSVLGQVGETDIYRPVEDYDQVKTVPGVLIFRSSATLYFANAEMYQDALGKKSGINITKILSAKKKLEAKRKRHEKKVAKKAKKELKINGVNMKESKPEEQMDVAVIEVDDDLDPSLPRNIILDLSPVNFLDTVGVKTLRNIQKDYGEIGIEVLLAGCQTGVVNSLQTGGFLNDKVTKSCLFITVHDAVLYCQSAQKESQDEPVYEDPRATQF; encoded by the exons ATGACAGACAGGAGGCGAATGAACTACCGAGTCCAGAGGGAGATCCTGGATGAAGGAGCAGTGGATGAGTTGGCAGAAAAAAATGACTCAAAATCATCTCTGTGTCAGAAAGTGAAAGGGTCAATGAG GTGCTCTGGTCCCCGGATGAAGAGCTGCCTGCTGAGTAGTTTCCCGGTTGCATCGTGGCTGCCTCGTTACTCGTTGAGAGAAAATGCGCTGGGCGATCTGGTCTCGGGAATCAGTGTGGGGATCATGCAGCTGCCGCAGG GCATGGCTTATGCTTTGCTGGCAGCTGTTCCTCCAGTCTTTGGTCTGTACTCATCATTCTATCCAGTCCTTGTTTACTTCATCTTTGGCACGTCCAAGCACATCTCACTCG GAACGTATGCAGTAATGAGCGTGATGATAGGAGGGACAACGGAGCGGCTGGCCCCAGACTCGGATTTCATGATTTGGGACAACATTACCAACTCTAGTATCATTGACGTTGTTACTCGTGATGCAGAGAGGGTGCGGGTGGCTTCAGCTGTCACCTTTTTCTCTGGAGTATTTCAG ATTCTCCTCGGTCTGGTCCGGTTTGGATTCGTGGTGACTTACCTGTCTGAGCCGCTGGTCCGAGGTTACACCACAGGAGCTGCCATCCATGTCATCGTGtcccagctcaaatacaccttTGGCATCACGCCTGTGAGATACGCTGGACCTCTCTCTTTGATATAT ACTGTGATAGAGCTTTGCTATCTCCTTCCCAAAACAAACATCGGCACTCTAGTGGTCAGTATCGTCACCATAGTAGGCCTCATCCTCGCCAAGGAGCTTAACACATACTTGTTGACTAAAAAACTCCCTGTTCCTCTGCCCATAGAGCTGGTCGCT ATTGTTCTTGCAACTGTAATATCCTGGCAAGTTGACTTACAGGAAAAATATGGAGTAGACGTAGTAGGAATTATTCCCTCTGG TCTCCAGCCGCCTGCTGTCCCAGCCTTGTCTCTGTTTGGCCAGGTGTTTGGGGACGCCTTCGCACTGGCAGTGGTCGGTTATGGCATCGCCATTTCTCTGGGGCGAATATTCGCTCTAAAATATGGCTACGCGGTGGACAGCAACCAG GAACTAATCGCCCTTGGCCTGAGTAACGCCATTGGAGGAATTTTTCAGTGTTTCGCCATCAGCTGCTCCATGTCACGCACCATGGTTCAAGTGAGCACAGGAGGGAAGACTCAG GTCGCTGGAGCTCTCTCAGCTGTTGTTATCCTTATCATCACACTCTGGATAGGACGGCTCTTTGCAGAGCTCCCCAag GCAGTGCTGGCAGCCGTCATCTACGTTAATCTTCACGGCATGATGAAGCAGTTCTTGGACATCCGGGCTCTGTGGAAGAGCAACAGAGTAGACATG GCTGTCTGGGTGGCCACTTTTGTCCTGACCTTGTTGCTGAACCCTGACCTGGGACTAGCTGCGTCCATTGCCTTCTCCATGCTCACCGTCATCTTCAGGACGCAGCT accGACATACTCTGTGTTAGGGCAGGTGGGAGAAACTGATATTTACAGGCCGGTGGAGGATTACGATCAG GTGAAGACAGTGCCAGGAGTTTTAATCTTCCGCTCCTCTGCCACCCTGTACTTTGCCAACGCTGAGATGTACCAGGACGCTCTGGGGAAGAAG TCTGGCATTAACATCACAAAGATCCTCTCAGCAAAGAAGAAACTGGAGGCCAAAAGGAAGAGGCATGAAAAGAAAGTTGCCAAGAAAGCCAAGAAGGAGCTCAAGATCAACGGAGTGAACATG AAGGAGTCTAAACCTGAGGAGCAGATGGACGTCGCTGTCATTGAGGTGGACGATGACCTCGACCCATCGCTTCCAAGAAACATTATCCTTGACCTCAGCCCCGTTAACTTCCTGGACACAGTAGGGGTCAAGACGCTACGAAAT ATTCAAAAAGATTATGGAGAAATTGGCATTGAAGTACTTCTGGCTGGCTGCCAAA CCGGTGTGGTGAACAGCTTGCAGACAGGAGGTTTCCTTAACGACAAAGTGACAAAGTCCTGTCTCTTCATCACAGTCCACGACGCCGTCCTGTACTGTCAATCAGCCCAAAAAGAAAGCCAAGATGAGCCCGTATATGAG GACCCTCGGGCAACACAGTTCTGA
- the LOC133457440 gene encoding solute carrier family 26 member 6 isoform X1, whose amino-acid sequence MTDRRRMNYRVQREILDEGAVDELAEKNDSKSSLCQKVKGSMRCSGPRMKSCLLSSFPVASWLPRYSLRENALGDLVSGISVGIMQLPQGMAYALLAAVPPVFGLYSSFYPVLVYFIFGTSKHISLGTYAVMSVMIGGTTERLAPDSDFMIWDNITNSSIIDVVTRDAERVRVASAVTFFSGVFQILLGLVRFGFVVTYLSEPLVRGYTTGAAIHVIVSQLKYTFGITPVRYAGPLSLIYTVIELCYLLPKTNIGTLVVSIVTIVGLILAKELNTYLLTKKLPVPLPIELVAIVLATVISWQVDLQEKYGVDVVGIIPSGLQPPAVPALSLFGQVFGDAFALAVVGYGIAISLGRIFALKYGYAVDSNQELIALGLSNAIGGIFQCFAISCSMSRTMVQVSTGGKTQVAGALSAVVILIITLWIGRLFAELPKAVLAAVIYVNLHGMMKQFLDIRALWKSNRVDMAVWVATFVLTLLLNPDLGLAASIAFSMLTVIFRTQLPTYSVLGQVGETDIYRPVEDYDQVKTVPGVLIFRSSATLYFANAEMYQDALGKKSGINITKILSAKKKLEAKRKRHEKKVAKKAKKELKINGVNMKESKPEEQMDVAVIEVDDDLDPSLPRNIILDLSPVNFLDTVGVKTLRNIQKDYGEIGIEVLLAGCQTGVVNSLQTGGFLNDKVTKSCLFITVHDAVLYCQSAQKESQDEPVYELSTSLVHQKSCSSQHKPSCFSRLLVCPH is encoded by the exons ATGACAGACAGGAGGCGAATGAACTACCGAGTCCAGAGGGAGATCCTGGATGAAGGAGCAGTGGATGAGTTGGCAGAAAAAAATGACTCAAAATCATCTCTGTGTCAGAAAGTGAAAGGGTCAATGAG GTGCTCTGGTCCCCGGATGAAGAGCTGCCTGCTGAGTAGTTTCCCGGTTGCATCGTGGCTGCCTCGTTACTCGTTGAGAGAAAATGCGCTGGGCGATCTGGTCTCGGGAATCAGTGTGGGGATCATGCAGCTGCCGCAGG GCATGGCTTATGCTTTGCTGGCAGCTGTTCCTCCAGTCTTTGGTCTGTACTCATCATTCTATCCAGTCCTTGTTTACTTCATCTTTGGCACGTCCAAGCACATCTCACTCG GAACGTATGCAGTAATGAGCGTGATGATAGGAGGGACAACGGAGCGGCTGGCCCCAGACTCGGATTTCATGATTTGGGACAACATTACCAACTCTAGTATCATTGACGTTGTTACTCGTGATGCAGAGAGGGTGCGGGTGGCTTCAGCTGTCACCTTTTTCTCTGGAGTATTTCAG ATTCTCCTCGGTCTGGTCCGGTTTGGATTCGTGGTGACTTACCTGTCTGAGCCGCTGGTCCGAGGTTACACCACAGGAGCTGCCATCCATGTCATCGTGtcccagctcaaatacaccttTGGCATCACGCCTGTGAGATACGCTGGACCTCTCTCTTTGATATAT ACTGTGATAGAGCTTTGCTATCTCCTTCCCAAAACAAACATCGGCACTCTAGTGGTCAGTATCGTCACCATAGTAGGCCTCATCCTCGCCAAGGAGCTTAACACATACTTGTTGACTAAAAAACTCCCTGTTCCTCTGCCCATAGAGCTGGTCGCT ATTGTTCTTGCAACTGTAATATCCTGGCAAGTTGACTTACAGGAAAAATATGGAGTAGACGTAGTAGGAATTATTCCCTCTGG TCTCCAGCCGCCTGCTGTCCCAGCCTTGTCTCTGTTTGGCCAGGTGTTTGGGGACGCCTTCGCACTGGCAGTGGTCGGTTATGGCATCGCCATTTCTCTGGGGCGAATATTCGCTCTAAAATATGGCTACGCGGTGGACAGCAACCAG GAACTAATCGCCCTTGGCCTGAGTAACGCCATTGGAGGAATTTTTCAGTGTTTCGCCATCAGCTGCTCCATGTCACGCACCATGGTTCAAGTGAGCACAGGAGGGAAGACTCAG GTCGCTGGAGCTCTCTCAGCTGTTGTTATCCTTATCATCACACTCTGGATAGGACGGCTCTTTGCAGAGCTCCCCAag GCAGTGCTGGCAGCCGTCATCTACGTTAATCTTCACGGCATGATGAAGCAGTTCTTGGACATCCGGGCTCTGTGGAAGAGCAACAGAGTAGACATG GCTGTCTGGGTGGCCACTTTTGTCCTGACCTTGTTGCTGAACCCTGACCTGGGACTAGCTGCGTCCATTGCCTTCTCCATGCTCACCGTCATCTTCAGGACGCAGCT accGACATACTCTGTGTTAGGGCAGGTGGGAGAAACTGATATTTACAGGCCGGTGGAGGATTACGATCAG GTGAAGACAGTGCCAGGAGTTTTAATCTTCCGCTCCTCTGCCACCCTGTACTTTGCCAACGCTGAGATGTACCAGGACGCTCTGGGGAAGAAG TCTGGCATTAACATCACAAAGATCCTCTCAGCAAAGAAGAAACTGGAGGCCAAAAGGAAGAGGCATGAAAAGAAAGTTGCCAAGAAAGCCAAGAAGGAGCTCAAGATCAACGGAGTGAACATG AAGGAGTCTAAACCTGAGGAGCAGATGGACGTCGCTGTCATTGAGGTGGACGATGACCTCGACCCATCGCTTCCAAGAAACATTATCCTTGACCTCAGCCCCGTTAACTTCCTGGACACAGTAGGGGTCAAGACGCTACGAAAT ATTCAAAAAGATTATGGAGAAATTGGCATTGAAGTACTTCTGGCTGGCTGCCAAA CCGGTGTGGTGAACAGCTTGCAGACAGGAGGTTTCCTTAACGACAAAGTGACAAAGTCCTGTCTCTTCATCACAGTCCACGACGCCGTCCTGTACTGTCAATCAGCCCAAAAAGAAAGCCAAGATGAGCCCGTATATGAG CTAAGCACTTCCCTTGTGCACCAGAAGTCCTGTTCATCCCAGCACAAGCCATCCTGCTTCAGCAGATTACTTGTCTGTCCACACTGA
- the LOC133457440 gene encoding solute carrier family 26 member 6 isoform X2, whose product MTDRRRMNYRVQREILDEGAVDELAEKNDSKSSLCQKVKGSMRCSGPRMKSCLLSSFPVASWLPRYSLRENALGDLVSGISVGIMQLPQGMAYALLAAVPPVFGLYSSFYPVLVYFIFGTSKHISLGTYAVMSVMIGGTTERLAPDSDFMIWDNITNSSIIDVVTRDAERVRVASAVTFFSGVFQILLGLVRFGFVVTYLSEPLVRGYTTGAAIHVIVSQLKYTFGITPVRYAGPLSLIYTVIELCYLLPKTNIGTLVVSIVTIVGLILAKELNTYLLTKKLPVPLPIELVAIVLATVISWQVDLQEKYGVDVVGIIPSGLQPPAVPALSLFGQVFGDAFALAVVGYGIAISLGRIFALKYGYAVDSNQELIALGLSNAIGGIFQCFAISCSMSRTMVQVSTGGKTQVAGALSAVVILIITLWIGRLFAELPKAVLAAVIYVNLHGMMKQFLDIRALWKSNRVDMAVWVATFVLTLLLNPDLGLAASIAFSMLTVIFRTQLPTYSVLGQVGETDIYRPVEDYDQVKTVPGVLIFRSSATLYFANAEMYQDALGKKSGINITKILSAKKKLEAKRKRHEKKVAKKAKKELKINGVNMESKPEEQMDVAVIEVDDDLDPSLPRNIILDLSPVNFLDTVGVKTLRNIQKDYGEIGIEVLLAGCQTGVVNSLQTGGFLNDKVTKSCLFITVHDAVLYCQSAQKESQDEPVYELSTSLVHQKSCSSQHKPSCFSRLLVCPH is encoded by the exons ATGACAGACAGGAGGCGAATGAACTACCGAGTCCAGAGGGAGATCCTGGATGAAGGAGCAGTGGATGAGTTGGCAGAAAAAAATGACTCAAAATCATCTCTGTGTCAGAAAGTGAAAGGGTCAATGAG GTGCTCTGGTCCCCGGATGAAGAGCTGCCTGCTGAGTAGTTTCCCGGTTGCATCGTGGCTGCCTCGTTACTCGTTGAGAGAAAATGCGCTGGGCGATCTGGTCTCGGGAATCAGTGTGGGGATCATGCAGCTGCCGCAGG GCATGGCTTATGCTTTGCTGGCAGCTGTTCCTCCAGTCTTTGGTCTGTACTCATCATTCTATCCAGTCCTTGTTTACTTCATCTTTGGCACGTCCAAGCACATCTCACTCG GAACGTATGCAGTAATGAGCGTGATGATAGGAGGGACAACGGAGCGGCTGGCCCCAGACTCGGATTTCATGATTTGGGACAACATTACCAACTCTAGTATCATTGACGTTGTTACTCGTGATGCAGAGAGGGTGCGGGTGGCTTCAGCTGTCACCTTTTTCTCTGGAGTATTTCAG ATTCTCCTCGGTCTGGTCCGGTTTGGATTCGTGGTGACTTACCTGTCTGAGCCGCTGGTCCGAGGTTACACCACAGGAGCTGCCATCCATGTCATCGTGtcccagctcaaatacaccttTGGCATCACGCCTGTGAGATACGCTGGACCTCTCTCTTTGATATAT ACTGTGATAGAGCTTTGCTATCTCCTTCCCAAAACAAACATCGGCACTCTAGTGGTCAGTATCGTCACCATAGTAGGCCTCATCCTCGCCAAGGAGCTTAACACATACTTGTTGACTAAAAAACTCCCTGTTCCTCTGCCCATAGAGCTGGTCGCT ATTGTTCTTGCAACTGTAATATCCTGGCAAGTTGACTTACAGGAAAAATATGGAGTAGACGTAGTAGGAATTATTCCCTCTGG TCTCCAGCCGCCTGCTGTCCCAGCCTTGTCTCTGTTTGGCCAGGTGTTTGGGGACGCCTTCGCACTGGCAGTGGTCGGTTATGGCATCGCCATTTCTCTGGGGCGAATATTCGCTCTAAAATATGGCTACGCGGTGGACAGCAACCAG GAACTAATCGCCCTTGGCCTGAGTAACGCCATTGGAGGAATTTTTCAGTGTTTCGCCATCAGCTGCTCCATGTCACGCACCATGGTTCAAGTGAGCACAGGAGGGAAGACTCAG GTCGCTGGAGCTCTCTCAGCTGTTGTTATCCTTATCATCACACTCTGGATAGGACGGCTCTTTGCAGAGCTCCCCAag GCAGTGCTGGCAGCCGTCATCTACGTTAATCTTCACGGCATGATGAAGCAGTTCTTGGACATCCGGGCTCTGTGGAAGAGCAACAGAGTAGACATG GCTGTCTGGGTGGCCACTTTTGTCCTGACCTTGTTGCTGAACCCTGACCTGGGACTAGCTGCGTCCATTGCCTTCTCCATGCTCACCGTCATCTTCAGGACGCAGCT accGACATACTCTGTGTTAGGGCAGGTGGGAGAAACTGATATTTACAGGCCGGTGGAGGATTACGATCAG GTGAAGACAGTGCCAGGAGTTTTAATCTTCCGCTCCTCTGCCACCCTGTACTTTGCCAACGCTGAGATGTACCAGGACGCTCTGGGGAAGAAG TCTGGCATTAACATCACAAAGATCCTCTCAGCAAAGAAGAAACTGGAGGCCAAAAGGAAGAGGCATGAAAAGAAAGTTGCCAAGAAAGCCAAGAAGGAGCTCAAGATCAACGGAGTGAACATG GAGTCTAAACCTGAGGAGCAGATGGACGTCGCTGTCATTGAGGTGGACGATGACCTCGACCCATCGCTTCCAAGAAACATTATCCTTGACCTCAGCCCCGTTAACTTCCTGGACACAGTAGGGGTCAAGACGCTACGAAAT ATTCAAAAAGATTATGGAGAAATTGGCATTGAAGTACTTCTGGCTGGCTGCCAAA CCGGTGTGGTGAACAGCTTGCAGACAGGAGGTTTCCTTAACGACAAAGTGACAAAGTCCTGTCTCTTCATCACAGTCCACGACGCCGTCCTGTACTGTCAATCAGCCCAAAAAGAAAGCCAAGATGAGCCCGTATATGAG CTAAGCACTTCCCTTGTGCACCAGAAGTCCTGTTCATCCCAGCACAAGCCATCCTGCTTCAGCAGATTACTTGTCTGTCCACACTGA